Proteins from a single region of Theileria parva strain Muguga chromosome 1, complete sequence, whole genome shotgun sequence:
- a CDS encoding GCC2 and GCC3 family protein — translation MCPEGHGFTTIALAGSTSRNCIKCPLNTFQPIDGTQASCIKCPENTYTLKEGSTSLLHCIPLPGYFNLFDDYKIMAQNIESNYNFYNEIILQSFKVHCYKSVELISPSVMILRESLESCVELCKLNPYCKYAHYYRFTQFAGSSERPKENFCSLYTTFGHIIPKIIKDNPVTIRDDNHGPVICEIIRDYVYPTFLLCPRNYYCPGGLDAPKIKCPLNSVTLFEGSSRPDDCLCLPGYYPYDNVCVPCKKGSYKPTLSNELCTKCPSNTTTPMEGSFFINQCTCIKNKYAASFPQLKSNTPTNRLIHSNIVDVHEHDAKDINEKPLDIDWLFSENVKDLVNTKLNFYCSICLYGYFCKGMWMFPKVHMPPVPCFAGSSVPFSPDNESTTSCMCNPGYGIKPLGSDLDSGFGLECEKCLPGTFKSSHQNEPCHEACPMYSSSLPGSQSKEDCFCIPGFYYDFENGKFQCKKCPYGSICYGGMQNGIHTKPIPKSGYAIVDINYIRYESSSSLLQISSQNNTSLVRSDTTRLTYPCVTPARCVSGGKCSEGSSGLLCTECDLGYDLYHFNSKCKKCSGTIKELIKIIIPRITLYTIIILLCLYNKRANSTSELSLVTIFKILYSYTISLVPLGIIPSNSPSTIRKFYSFYEKFFYHPINFYAHVDRINCFRNLSVYIEYILNHFGFAKKVPKLSELNYIEIWYLQRYFGIFKLIFDIIFIFILDFVFYILNITFSIFKRSLKRRLKMLRIKIGPSDVSLSRFHDEKEIKFEKPSGILFQHIMVLICLHLPSLALNSLSIIWYTKFPLREGYVLLHMPNQICTFANRNFLFGSIVSASSLGFIFILLIFLFIKFKNCEYTQGWGNIFITGYRKKHRNWDVIQLSRHILIIFLIVCRHSIDSNKSEINRILFYLIIHFVYLELIFVFKPYDSRSDFVFYNLEKYLMASNIFSSTLMYGSYFYNFSIVTGLPFIASALSYLLIFLTLLREFITVCCVISRPKEYFWRNFTLSFLSFFKHNHSLLYFNPDDDTMVFEAYNVSKKKRINSIIDSTSTYRDKTFLIPCLTEVLKLCKSHKNINRLSPTIFYFYIRLIIWISRCMKIDIFSKNITKDEIIEYVLYLYLFNKKYKGLAKLFLLNYPFNTIKSHVTYSHRSEPCDETCEELQYKTLDYCFDHISATLLVDVLFEQFYDDGPVTLSQFYYSLITLRRIDKSELVRIYEIYVEYLDFIRTFSTRIKKTKVKLIQSEIDKLVEGVEHEGVYGAKMSEKHKRTAELESLKKDVQELKESEEEEKNQMNSLVTRFSRVSALKAGVEKVLSENLTNDEILDSISKLQRKSAAKRRSGVVSNKNKVDSIFKLQVT, via the exons ATCTTTTTGATGATTACAAGATTATGGCCCAAAACATCGAGTCgaattacaatttttacaatGAGATTATTCTACAGTCCTTTAAAGTACACTGTTACAAGAGCGTAGAACTTATCTCACCATCCGTTATGATATTGAGAGAAAGTCTTGAATCTTGCGTAGAACTGTGTAAACTTAACCCTTATTGCAAGTATGCTCACTACTATAGGTTCACACAGTTCGCAGGATCAAGTGAACGCCcaaaagaaaatttttgTTCCTTATATACAACTTTCGGTCATATAAtacctaaaataattaaagaCAACCCCGTCACCATTAGGGATGACAACCATG gacCAGTTATATGTGAGATTATAAGGGATTACGTATACCCAACCTTTCTTCTTTGTCCCAGAAACTATTACTGCCCTGGCGGTCTCGACGCACCCAAGATCAAGTGTCCTTTAAACTCTGTAACACTATTTGAGGGGTCATCGAGACCCGATGATTGTCTATGTCTACCAGGATATTACCCATACGATAACGTTTGCGTCCCGTGCAAGAAGGGAAGTTATAAGCCAACACTATCAAATGAACTCTGTACAAAATGCCCTTCAAATACAACAACTCCAATGGAAGGttcatttttcattaatcAATGTACCTGTATAAAGAACAAATATGCAGCATCGTTCCCGCAACTAAAAAGTAATACACCAACAAATAGGCTCATACACTCAAATATCGTTGATGTACATGAGCACGACGCGAAGGATATTAATGAAAAACCTTTGGATATTGATTGGTTATTTAGTGAAAATGTAAAGGATTTAGTTAACACCaagttaaatttttattgcTCAATATGCCTTTATGGATATTTCTGTAAGGGAATGTGGATGTTTCCAAAGGTCCACATGCCACCAGTTCCATGTTTTGCTGGATCCTCGGTCCCGTTTTCTCCTGATAATGAATCCACAACCTCATGTATGTGTAACCCAGGATATGGAATAAAACCATTAGGAAGTGATTTGGACTCAGGATTTGGATTAGAATGTGAAAAATGTTTACCTGGAACTTTCAAATCATCACATCAAAACGAACCTTGCCATGAAGCATGTCCAATGTATTCCTCATCACTGCCCGGATCTCAAAGTAAAGAAGATTGTTTTTGCATACCAGGATTTTATTATGATTTTGAAAATGGTAAGTTTCAGTGTAAAAAATGCCCATATGGTTCTATTTGTTACGGTGGTATGCAAAATGGTATCCACACCAAACCCATTCCAAAAAGTGGATATGCAATAGTAGATATAAACTATATTAGATATGAATCCTCTAGCTCCTTGCTTCAAATTTCATCTCAAAATAATACTTCTCTAGTCAGAAGTGATACAACCAGATTAACATATCCTTGTGTTACTCCAGCTCGCTGTGTATCAGGAGGAAAGTGTTCGGAAGGCTCCTCCGGACTCCTTTGCACAGAGTGCGATCTAGGTTATGatctttatcattttaattcCAAGTGCAAAAAATGTTCAGGCACTATAAAGGAGctgattaaaattattatcccTAGAATTACCTTGTATAccataataattttactctGCCTTTATAACAAACGAGCCAACAGTACCTCTGAGTTATCCTTGGTAACCATTTTCAAAATTCTATACAGCTATACAATATCACTTGTCCCCTTAGGAATCATCCCTTCAAACTCGCCTTCTACcattagaaaattttatagcttttatgaaaaattctTTTACCATCCAATAAACTTCTATGCACATGTAGATCGAATCAATTGCTTCAGAAACCTGTCAGTATATAtagaatatattttaaatcacTTTGGTTTTGCGAAAAAAGTCCCAAAACTGAGTGAATTGAACTATATAGAAATTTGGTACCTGCAAAGGTACTTTGGAATATTTAAGCTTATATTTGacattatatttattttcatacTCGATTTCGTTTTTTACATACTAAATATAACATTCTCTATATTTAAAAGGTCGCTCAAAAGGCGGCTTAAAATGCttagaataaaaattggCCCGAGTGATGTTTCTCTATCAAGATTTCATGATGAgaaagaaataaaatttgagaAACCGTCTGGAATACTGTTTCAACACATAATGGTCTTGATATGTTTACATTTACCGTCTTTAGCTTTAAATTCACTTTCTATTATATGGTATACAAAATTCCCACTAAGAGAAGGTTATGTGCTACTGCACATGCCAAATCAAATATGTACGTTTGCAAATAGAAACTTTTTGTTTGGCTCTATAGTTAGTGCATCGTCATTAggctttatttttatattactTATATTTTTGTTCATTAAATTCAAGAATTGTGAGTACACCCAGGGATGGggaaatatatttattactgGTTACAGAAAAAAACACAGAAACTGGGATGTTATTCAATTGTCAAGACATATCCTAATCATTTTCCTTATAGTATGTAGGCATTCAATAGACTCTAATAAATCTGAAATTAACAGAATTTTGTTTTACCTAATAATTCACTTTGTCTACCTTGAACTAATATTCGTATTTAAGCCATATGACTCGAGATCGGACTTcgtattttataatttagaaaaatatTTGATGGCTTCAAACATTTTTTCATCTACGTTAATGTACGGatcatatttttacaatttttcaattgTTACGGGACTGCCGTTTATAGCTTCAGCGTTGtcatatttgttaattttcttAACTCTATTGAGGGAGTTTATAACAGTTTGTTGTGTTATATCGAGACCCAAAGAATATTTTTGGAGAAATTTCACATTGtcttttttatcattttttaaacataaCCACTCATTACTCTACTTCAATCCGGATGATGACACCATGGTATTTGAAGCTTACAACGTTTCTAAAAAGAAACGaataaattcaataattGACTCTACATCTACTTACCGTGACAAAACCTTTTTAATTCCATGCTTAACAGAGGTTTTAAAGCTTTGCAAATCACACAAAAACATAAATAGATTGTCTCCGACCATTTTCTACTTCTACATCAGGCTTATAATCTGGATTTCCAGATGTATGAAGATTGATATTTTCTCTAAAAACATTACAAAAGATGAGATAATTGAGTATGTGCTGTATTTATACCTTTTCAATAAGAAATACAAGGGTCTTGCCAAGTTgtttttgttaaattaccCGTTCAACACAATAAAATCCCATGTGACTTACTCTCATCGATCAGAACCCTGTGATGAAACATGCGAAGAATTACAATATAAAACTTTAGATTATTGTTTTGACCACATTTCAGCAACTTTGCTTGTGGATGTATTATTTGAACAATTCTACGATGACGGACCAGTAACGCTCTcccaattttattattcctTGATAACACTCAGACGTATAGACAAATCTGAGTTAGTAAGAATCTATGAAATTTATGTTGAATATCTTGATTTTATTAGAACTTTCAGCACACGAATAAAGAAAACCAAGgttaaattaatacaaaGTGAAATAGATAAACTTGTAGAGGGTGTAGAACATGAGGGGGTTTACGGAGCCAAAATGTCAGAAAAACACAAAAGAACAGCTGAGCTTGAGAGTCTGAAGAAAGATGTCCAAGAACTTAAAGAGTctgaagaagaagaaaagaATCAAATGAACTCACTAGTAACTAGATTTTCAAGAGTCTCAGCCCTGAAAGCCGGGGTCGAAAAAGTTTTATCAGAAAATTTGACCAATGATGAAATACTAGATTCGATATCAAAATTGCAAAGGAAATCAGCAGCCAAGAGACGATCAGGTGTAGTTTCTAACAAGAATAAAGTCGACtctatttttaaattacaaGTGACATGA